The Geothrix sp. genome has a window encoding:
- a CDS encoding YwiC-like family protein: MSRILPPWRTLLPAEHGSWFMLGFPLVLGLLVRPSLAGGLVALAALAVFLARPPLRRVLSGQRDPLQRRALLLFAGLAGGLGLGALVLAGPRFLIPLALTAPLVGLALRADLARAVRSLAVELTAQAAFAGLAAILLVAGGATGTQAGRAWLFATLLGGANLAHVRRLLGHAHRLEASELRRRWLPVHLLHLALLGASALLLAPRGVAGLTWTGWTALLYLRAALPYRPIPARTLGWREGALSTVGLLLLWRALA, translated from the coding sequence ATGTCCCGAATCCTCCCCCCCTGGCGCACCCTCCTTCCTGCTGAGCACGGCAGCTGGTTCATGCTGGGGTTCCCCCTGGTGCTGGGTCTGCTGGTACGCCCCAGCCTCGCCGGAGGCCTGGTGGCCCTGGCCGCCCTGGCGGTCTTCCTGGCCCGGCCGCCGCTCCGGCGGGTGCTGAGCGGCCAGCGGGACCCCCTCCAGCGGCGGGCCCTGCTGCTCTTTGCGGGCCTGGCCGGCGGCCTCGGCCTCGGCGCCCTGGTCCTGGCCGGTCCCCGTTTTCTGATCCCCCTGGCCCTCACGGCGCCCCTGGTGGGGCTGGCACTCCGGGCCGATCTGGCCCGGGCCGTCCGCTCCCTGGCGGTGGAACTGACCGCCCAGGCGGCTTTCGCGGGCCTGGCCGCGATCCTGCTCGTCGCCGGCGGCGCCACGGGGACCCAGGCGGGACGGGCCTGGCTTTTCGCCACCCTCCTGGGCGGCGCCAACCTCGCCCATGTGCGCCGGCTCCTGGGCCACGCCCACCGGCTCGAGGCCTCGGAGTTGCGCCGCCGCTGGCTCCCCGTGCACCTGCTCCACCTCGCGCTCCTGGGCGCCTCGGCCCTTCTGCTGGCCCCCCGGGGGGTCGCGGGACTGACCTGGACCGGCTGGACGGCCCTGCTCTACCTCCGGGCGGCCCTGCCCTACCGGCCCATCCCGGCCCGCACCCTCGGCTGGCGGGAAGGGGCCCTCAGCACCGTGGGCCTGCTGCTGCTCTGGCGCGCGCTGGCCTGA
- a CDS encoding molybdopterin oxidoreductase family protein yields MSTLPLSQDQLRAQFGPHLNLAPPGGWLADPTPDKVVETHCCFCGQQCGIKLKVKDNKVIGFDPWEEFPFNQGKLCPKGVKRYLQGNHPDRLTRAMKRTENGFEPMDWNEAMARTTAEIQRIQQEHGKDAFALLSGVSLTNEKSYLAGKFARLGLQTKNLDYNGRLCMVSAGAGNKKAFGVDRAANSWADIELAEVIWVTGSNVAECSPITTDYIWRARDRGALLIVVDPRITPLARTADLVLPLKPGTDSALTNGILHLLHKWKLIDWDFVNAHTQGFEEALEAVKDCTPEWTSQMTGLPVEAIEKAARIWGEARTSFLLHARGIEHQSKGVENVLGCINMVLATGRIGRPGCGYATITGQGNGQGGREHGHKCDQLPGNRDISNPEHRKYICSVWGCTDEELPGVGQSAQEIMNAIHAGEIKGLMLLCFNPLVSLPDSQFTREALNKLEFFVCLDFFLSESAQHADIVFPSALHEEDEGTTTSAEGRVIKINKAVECPGDARPDWQIMVELAKRLGRGKFFDHFTNPEAIFNELRVASKGGTADYAGISYEKIVKNMGIFWPCPTEDHPGTPRLFEGGKFFHPDGKARFIPTPWRPPMEVVDDDYPIWLTTGRVVFHYLSGTQTRRIGFLVEQCPHPYLEIHPRLAEKYGLAEGDAVEITSRRGVMVLPAKVVKTIRPDTVFIPYHWAGALSANRLTARHLDPVSKIPEFKVSAVRLKKTTKDQFSPELAELQRMAFEARSTQSQMPEQVF; encoded by the coding sequence ATGAGCACGCTTCCCCTCTCCCAGGACCAGCTCCGTGCCCAGTTCGGCCCCCACCTCAACCTGGCCCCGCCGGGGGGCTGGCTGGCGGACCCCACGCCGGACAAGGTGGTGGAGACCCACTGCTGTTTCTGCGGCCAGCAGTGCGGCATCAAGCTCAAGGTGAAGGACAACAAGGTCATCGGCTTCGATCCCTGGGAGGAGTTCCCCTTCAACCAGGGGAAGCTCTGCCCCAAGGGCGTGAAGCGCTACCTCCAGGGCAACCACCCGGATCGTCTCACCAGGGCCATGAAGCGCACGGAGAACGGCTTCGAGCCCATGGACTGGAACGAGGCCATGGCGCGCACGACAGCTGAGATCCAGCGCATCCAGCAGGAGCACGGCAAGGACGCCTTCGCGCTGCTGTCGGGCGTGTCGCTCACCAACGAGAAGAGCTACCTGGCGGGCAAGTTCGCCCGGCTGGGCCTCCAGACCAAGAACCTCGACTACAACGGCCGCCTCTGCATGGTGAGCGCCGGTGCGGGCAACAAAAAGGCGTTTGGCGTCGACCGCGCCGCCAATTCCTGGGCCGACATCGAGCTGGCCGAGGTGATCTGGGTGACGGGGTCCAATGTGGCCGAGTGCTCGCCCATCACCACGGACTACATCTGGCGGGCCCGCGACCGCGGCGCCCTCCTCATCGTGGTGGATCCCCGCATCACCCCCCTGGCCCGCACCGCGGACCTGGTGCTGCCCCTGAAGCCCGGCACGGATTCCGCGCTGACCAACGGCATCCTGCACCTGCTCCACAAGTGGAAGCTCATCGACTGGGACTTCGTGAACGCCCACACCCAGGGCTTCGAGGAGGCCCTCGAGGCGGTGAAGGACTGCACCCCCGAGTGGACCAGCCAGATGACGGGCCTGCCCGTGGAGGCCATCGAGAAGGCCGCCCGCATCTGGGGTGAGGCCAGGACCAGCTTCCTGCTCCACGCCCGCGGCATCGAACACCAGAGCAAGGGCGTGGAAAATGTCCTCGGCTGCATCAACATGGTGCTGGCCACGGGGCGCATCGGTCGGCCCGGCTGTGGCTACGCCACCATCACGGGCCAGGGCAACGGCCAGGGCGGCCGGGAGCACGGCCACAAGTGCGACCAGCTTCCGGGCAACCGCGACATCAGCAATCCCGAGCACCGGAAGTACATCTGCAGCGTGTGGGGCTGCACCGACGAAGAGCTTCCGGGCGTGGGCCAGAGCGCCCAGGAGATCATGAACGCCATCCATGCAGGTGAGATCAAGGGTCTGATGCTCCTCTGCTTCAACCCGCTGGTCTCCCTGCCGGATTCGCAATTCACCCGCGAGGCCCTCAACAAGCTGGAGTTCTTCGTCTGCCTGGATTTCTTCCTCAGCGAAAGCGCCCAGCACGCCGATATCGTGTTCCCCTCCGCCCTGCACGAGGAGGACGAGGGCACCACCACCAGCGCTGAGGGCCGCGTCATCAAGATCAACAAGGCCGTGGAGTGCCCCGGCGATGCGCGTCCGGACTGGCAGATCATGGTGGAGCTGGCCAAGCGTCTGGGCCGCGGCAAGTTCTTCGATCACTTCACGAACCCCGAGGCCATCTTCAACGAGCTGAGGGTGGCCTCCAAGGGCGGCACCGCCGATTACGCGGGCATCTCCTACGAGAAGATCGTCAAAAACATGGGCATCTTCTGGCCCTGCCCCACGGAGGATCACCCGGGCACGCCCCGGCTTTTCGAGGGCGGAAAGTTCTTCCATCCGGACGGCAAGGCCAGGTTCATCCCCACGCCCTGGCGCCCGCCCATGGAGGTCGTGGATGACGACTACCCCATCTGGCTCACGACCGGCCGCGTGGTCTTCCACTACCTGAGCGGCACCCAGACGCGCCGCATCGGCTTCCTGGTGGAGCAGTGCCCCCACCCCTACCTGGAGATCCACCCGCGCCTCGCGGAGAAGTACGGCCTGGCGGAAGGCGACGCCGTGGAGATCACCTCCCGGCGTGGCGTCATGGTGCTGCCTGCCAAGGTGGTGAAGACCATCCGTCCCGACACCGTATTCATCCCCTACCACTGGGCCGGGGCCCTGTCCGCCAACCGCCTCACGGCCCGGCACCTGGATCCGGTCTCCAAGATCCCCGAGTTCAAGGTGAGTGCCGTGCGGCTGAAGAAGACCACCAAGGATCAGTTCTCTCCCGAGCTGGCGGAGCTCCAGCGCATGGCCTTTGAAGCCCGCAGCACCCAGTCCCAGATGCCCGAGCAGGTGTTCTGA
- a CDS encoding acetate--CoA ligase family protein, with translation MSDATGFLHEGRAYGLLAAAGLRVPRHGFLETGPLPFAPGEPIVLKGIADQLWHKSDKGAVHFGAFDAEALKAEAAAMRQRVAEHPWIGGLVCEKVAFKRLAGLPTEALVSLKRDPDAGWLAVCGIGGLQADAWAALAPPMIWPLALCTPEQALADLRVHWLGRTWLGHQRGAEALTDEAKLLAFLQGLWRAAAGLEREGVTLLELNPVVLDGDGLPTALDGVGTLGAAAPAPAAAPDPAWYQALVSPRDLVIAGVSSRAGTVGRIILENAQKATLPEGSIRLIKPGATEFLGLPCLPSVAELALAPTDQLIVSLPAAQTLELVEQLCRQGGGATVVYVVAGGLGDGADTEGLGQRLVAGLEAHRREGKWTPALVGPNGLGLYSPDQHLNTLFIPDEKLPLRPKPGHVALVSQSGAFLITRLSRRPDLGLRAAIAIGNQMDLRCSDFLAGFASDPAVKVAGAYLEGFAPGDLKATAEATRGLRAAGRRVLLYKGGRSQEGMAAASSHTGALAGDHALQASVLRRAGAMLAERIEAFDAALSWLGAFAEGRPRRVAIMTNAGFESVVSADLLGGPFRGAKLTEAETAALTATIEAHGLTGLVSPRLPLDLTPMADEAAYLASADLLLASEADVLVVGLVPLTRRLGTADPAVFGPFARALADLARQHGKWVGVAVEGGHLYDAYRQGLREAGLPVFLTMEEALEGLQLIASEL, from the coding sequence ATGAGCGACGCGACGGGATTCCTCCACGAGGGGCGGGCCTACGGCCTGCTCGCCGCCGCGGGCCTGCGGGTGCCGCGCCACGGGTTCCTGGAGACGGGGCCGCTGCCCTTCGCCCCCGGGGAGCCCATCGTCCTCAAGGGCATCGCCGACCAGCTCTGGCACAAGTCCGACAAGGGCGCCGTCCACTTCGGCGCCTTCGACGCCGAGGCCCTGAAGGCCGAAGCCGCGGCCATGCGGCAGCGGGTCGCGGAGCATCCCTGGATCGGCGGCCTGGTCTGCGAGAAGGTGGCCTTCAAGCGCCTGGCGGGCCTGCCCACGGAAGCCCTGGTCTCCCTGAAGCGCGATCCCGACGCGGGCTGGCTCGCGGTCTGCGGCATCGGCGGCCTCCAGGCCGATGCCTGGGCCGCCCTGGCCCCCCCGATGATCTGGCCCCTGGCCCTCTGCACACCGGAGCAGGCCCTCGCCGACCTGCGCGTCCACTGGCTGGGCCGCACCTGGCTGGGCCACCAGCGCGGCGCCGAGGCCCTCACGGACGAAGCCAAGCTGCTGGCCTTCCTTCAGGGGCTCTGGCGCGCGGCCGCAGGGCTCGAACGCGAAGGGGTCACCCTGCTCGAACTGAATCCCGTGGTGCTGGATGGTGACGGCCTGCCCACGGCGCTGGATGGCGTGGGCACCCTGGGCGCCGCCGCCCCGGCCCCGGCGGCCGCCCCGGATCCCGCCTGGTACCAGGCCCTCGTGAGCCCCCGGGACCTGGTGATCGCGGGGGTCTCCAGCCGCGCGGGCACGGTGGGCCGCATCATCCTGGAGAACGCGCAGAAGGCCACGCTGCCGGAGGGCTCCATCCGCCTCATCAAGCCCGGCGCCACCGAATTCCTGGGCCTGCCCTGCCTGCCCTCCGTGGCCGAGCTGGCGCTGGCGCCCACGGACCAGCTCATCGTCTCCCTGCCCGCGGCCCAGACCCTGGAGCTGGTGGAGCAGCTCTGCCGCCAGGGCGGCGGCGCCACCGTGGTCTATGTGGTGGCCGGCGGCCTGGGCGACGGCGCCGACACCGAGGGCCTCGGCCAGCGGCTCGTGGCCGGCCTGGAGGCGCACCGGCGCGAAGGCAAGTGGACGCCGGCCCTGGTGGGGCCCAACGGCCTGGGCCTCTACAGCCCGGACCAGCACCTGAACACCCTCTTCATCCCCGACGAAAAGCTGCCCCTGCGCCCCAAGCCCGGCCATGTGGCCCTGGTGAGCCAGAGCGGCGCCTTCCTCATCACCCGCCTCAGTCGGCGACCGGACCTGGGGCTGCGGGCCGCCATCGCCATCGGCAACCAGATGGACCTGCGCTGTTCGGACTTCCTCGCCGGCTTCGCCTCGGATCCGGCTGTGAAGGTGGCCGGCGCCTACCTGGAAGGCTTCGCCCCCGGGGATCTCAAGGCCACGGCCGAGGCCACCCGGGGGCTCCGTGCCGCCGGTCGCCGCGTCCTGCTCTACAAGGGTGGCCGCAGCCAGGAGGGCATGGCTGCCGCCAGCAGCCACACGGGCGCCCTCGCGGGCGATCACGCCCTGCAGGCCAGCGTTCTGCGGCGCGCGGGCGCGATGCTGGCCGAGCGCATCGAGGCCTTCGACGCCGCCCTGTCCTGGCTCGGCGCCTTTGCCGAGGGAAGGCCCCGCCGCGTGGCCATCATGACCAACGCGGGCTTCGAGTCCGTGGTCTCCGCCGACCTCCTGGGCGGGCCCTTCCGTGGGGCCAAGCTCACCGAAGCCGAGACGGCCGCCCTGACCGCCACCATCGAGGCCCACGGCCTGACGGGCCTCGTGAGCCCTCGGCTCCCTCTGGACCTCACGCCCATGGCCGACGAAGCGGCCTACCTGGCCAGCGCCGACCTGCTGCTGGCCTCCGAGGCCGATGTGCTGGTGGTGGGCCTGGTGCCTCTGACCCGGCGCCTGGGCACGGCGGATCCGGCCGTCTTCGGTCCCTTCGCCCGGGCCCTGGCGGACCTGGCCCGGCAGCACGGCAAGTGGGTGGGCGTGGCCGTGGAGGGCGGGCACCTCTACGACGCCTATCGCCAGGGGCTCCGTGAGGCGGGCCTGCCCGTCTTCCTGACCATGGAGGAGGCTCTGGAGGGTCTGCAGCTCATCGCGTCCGAGCTGTGA
- a CDS encoding indolepyruvate oxidoreductase subunit beta, translated as MNASRIHGIVLSGVGGQGVLSLAQILLEALRRSGLHALQSEIHGMSQRGGSVHAQVCYAEGPLSSPIIDEGCADLLIALEPLEALRYVSMLRVSGALVVSEEPQTDMEGYPPLDDIYAALKAVPGAHLVDTEDLARRLNHRQAGGMVLLGMASRFLPVNDGIWREVITQRFESKGARVTEKNLEAFEAGRGLIKEPVGV; from the coding sequence ATGAACGCGTCCCGCATCCACGGCATCGTCCTGTCCGGCGTCGGGGGCCAGGGCGTGCTCTCCCTCGCCCAGATCCTGCTGGAGGCCCTGCGGCGCAGCGGCCTCCATGCCCTCCAGTCCGAGATCCACGGCATGAGCCAGCGGGGCGGCAGCGTGCACGCCCAGGTCTGCTACGCCGAAGGCCCCCTCAGCTCGCCCATCATCGACGAGGGCTGTGCCGATCTCCTGATCGCCCTCGAGCCCCTGGAAGCCCTGCGGTATGTGTCCATGCTGCGCGTGAGCGGCGCCCTCGTGGTGTCCGAGGAGCCTCAGACCGACATGGAGGGCTATCCTCCGCTGGACGACATCTACGCAGCCCTCAAGGCCGTGCCCGGCGCCCACCTGGTGGATACGGAAGACCTCGCCCGGCGCCTGAACCACCGCCAGGCCGGCGGCATGGTCCTGCTGGGCATGGCCTCGCGCTTCCTGCCCGTGAATGACGGCATCTGGCGCGAAGTCATCACCCAGCGCTTCGAGTCCAAGGGCGCGCGCGTGACCGAGAAGAACCTCGAAGCCTTCGAAGCCGGACGGGGCCTGATCAAGGAACCGGTGGGAGTCTGA
- a CDS encoding OmcA/MtrC family decaheme c-type cytochrome: MKQPPLKQLCGLIATAAVALVLIGCNGKAGQNGLNGTNGTNGTNGTNGTNGTNATITVNAAQMTPDQWGDLTLKGTITSATVTNGKPVVNFTVTNGTGTPVVGLGFTTKASNALVPSYANMSFAIAKLVPGTNGSPSKWVSYIVTSMPNTTTATAPAKPTTDNAGTLVDNGDGSYKYTFYRDITAAQGVLDAATYTGNNLKADLGDVTYQPALTHRIALQISGNARGTSTNTPDATNSGIAGVTVKTPANMWYDFIPATGKAVAATDEQRNIVDTASCNRCHTKFNGFHGSSRISAEYCVVCHTDQRKYGNAEATKTATGYSGSTSKINGLAVGDFPAFIHRLHAGEELSKDGYNYAGIPFNETTYPQDLRNCAMCHTASIAATPQGDNWNTKPSRMACGACHDKIDWATGANHAGGAATSDVNCSSCHGAAGIKLNHIPVAPPNPAFATGGYTNGSALAAYTNNLPAGAIKVTWDLKSVTLNASSQPVFEFRFLQDGARVDFNVASATKTEMWDNFVGGPSVYLAYAVPQDGVATPADWNATASGYIKKIWNGTATGAAAGTMTGPDSSGYYKITLTGVKVPTTATMITGGIGYTYNKNSQSITQTNVPGYAYDTTTMMGGLSVPPPNVTKLVSGTLPTGFAAQAARRTIVTNAKCNECHVALGVFTASAYHAGERNDAYSCTFCHSVNRANNGWSVNAKDAIHALHASSVRENKFSWHADVAQFWKPTYPAILNNCEACHVSGTYDFTASGSAAALPNLLASTTAYGDYKKAVDGTVLPAGSTLPVVTTGNEAFGNYYSPYVGWGNYGTTFAVSAAGVTTPATLTTLVTSPITAACWACHDSKPAVAHMRGNGGTINETRDLLAVRTEQCMICHASGKTADIKAVHMNFK; encoded by the coding sequence ATGAAGCAACCACCTCTCAAACAGCTCTGCGGGCTCATCGCCACCGCAGCGGTCGCCCTGGTGCTGATCGGGTGTAACGGGAAGGCCGGTCAGAACGGTCTGAACGGCACCAACGGCACCAATGGCACCAACGGCACCAACGGGACCAATGGCACCAACGCCACCATCACCGTGAACGCCGCCCAGATGACCCCCGATCAGTGGGGCGACCTCACCCTGAAGGGCACCATCACCAGCGCCACCGTGACCAACGGCAAGCCCGTGGTGAACTTCACCGTGACCAACGGCACCGGCACCCCCGTGGTGGGCCTCGGCTTCACCACCAAGGCCTCCAACGCCCTGGTTCCCAGCTACGCCAACATGTCCTTCGCCATCGCGAAGCTGGTGCCCGGCACGAACGGCAGCCCCAGCAAGTGGGTCAGCTACATCGTGACCTCGATGCCGAACACCACCACCGCCACGGCCCCCGCCAAGCCCACCACCGACAACGCGGGCACCCTGGTCGACAACGGCGACGGTTCCTACAAGTACACCTTCTACCGCGACATCACGGCCGCCCAGGGCGTCCTGGATGCCGCCACCTACACTGGCAACAACCTCAAGGCTGACCTGGGCGATGTGACCTACCAGCCGGCCCTGACCCACCGCATTGCCCTGCAGATCAGCGGCAACGCCCGTGGCACCAGCACCAACACCCCCGATGCCACCAACTCCGGGATCGCCGGCGTCACCGTCAAGACCCCGGCCAACATGTGGTACGACTTCATCCCTGCCACCGGCAAGGCTGTCGCGGCCACGGACGAGCAGCGCAACATCGTGGACACGGCTTCCTGCAACCGCTGCCACACCAAGTTCAACGGCTTCCACGGCAGCAGCCGCATCAGTGCCGAATACTGCGTGGTCTGCCACACCGACCAGCGCAAGTACGGCAATGCCGAAGCCACCAAGACCGCCACGGGCTACTCCGGCAGCACCAGCAAGATCAACGGCCTGGCCGTGGGCGATTTCCCCGCCTTCATCCACCGTCTCCATGCCGGTGAAGAGCTGAGCAAGGACGGCTACAACTATGCCGGCATCCCGTTCAACGAAACCACCTATCCCCAGGACCTGCGCAACTGCGCGATGTGCCACACGGCTTCCATCGCTGCCACGCCCCAGGGCGACAACTGGAACACCAAGCCCAGCCGCATGGCCTGCGGCGCCTGCCACGACAAGATTGACTGGGCGACCGGCGCCAACCACGCGGGCGGTGCTGCCACCTCCGATGTGAACTGCTCTTCCTGCCATGGTGCCGCCGGCATCAAGCTGAACCACATCCCCGTGGCTCCGCCGAACCCGGCTTTCGCCACCGGTGGCTACACCAACGGCTCGGCCCTGGCCGCCTACACCAACAACCTGCCCGCCGGCGCCATCAAGGTCACTTGGGATCTCAAGAGCGTGACCCTGAACGCCAGCTCGCAGCCCGTCTTCGAATTCCGCTTCCTCCAGGACGGCGCCCGCGTTGACTTCAATGTCGCCAGCGCCACCAAGACCGAGATGTGGGACAACTTCGTGGGCGGCCCCAGTGTCTACCTGGCCTACGCGGTGCCCCAGGATGGCGTGGCCACCCCCGCCGACTGGAATGCCACTGCCAGCGGCTACATCAAGAAGATCTGGAACGGCACCGCCACCGGCGCCGCTGCGGGCACCATGACCGGGCCTGACAGCTCCGGCTACTACAAGATCACCCTCACGGGTGTGAAGGTCCCCACCACCGCCACCATGATCACCGGCGGCATCGGCTACACCTACAACAAGAACAGCCAGTCCATCACCCAGACCAATGTCCCGGGCTACGCCTACGACACGACCACGATGATGGGTGGCCTGAGCGTTCCTCCCCCCAATGTCACCAAGCTCGTCAGCGGGACCCTGCCCACCGGCTTCGCCGCGCAGGCCGCTCGCCGCACCATCGTCACCAACGCGAAGTGCAACGAGTGCCATGTGGCCCTGGGCGTCTTCACCGCCTCGGCCTACCACGCTGGTGAGCGGAACGATGCCTACAGCTGCACCTTCTGCCACTCCGTCAACCGGGCCAACAATGGCTGGAGCGTGAATGCGAAGGATGCCATCCATGCCCTGCACGCCTCTTCCGTGCGCGAGAACAAGTTCTCCTGGCACGCGGATGTCGCCCAGTTCTGGAAGCCGACCTACCCGGCCATCCTGAACAACTGCGAAGCCTGCCATGTGTCCGGCACCTATGACTTCACCGCCAGCGGCTCTGCTGCGGCCCTCCCGAACCTCCTGGCCTCCACGACCGCCTATGGCGATTACAAGAAGGCTGTGGACGGAACGGTGCTCCCTGCCGGTTCCACCCTGCCTGTGGTCACCACTGGCAACGAGGCCTTCGGCAACTACTACTCCCCCTATGTCGGCTGGGGCAACTACGGCACCACCTTCGCCGTGTCCGCCGCGGGTGTCACCACCCCCGCGACCCTCACGACCCTGGTCACCTCGCCGATCACCGCCGCCTGCTGGGCCTGCCATGACAGCAAGCCTGCCGTCGCTCACATGCGCGGCAACGGCGGCACCATCAACGAGACCCGCGACCTCCTGGCCGTCCGGACCGAGCAGTGCATGATCTGCCACGCCTCCGGCAAGACCGCGGACATCAAGGCCGTGCACATGAACTTCAAGTAG
- a CDS encoding thiamine pyrophosphate-dependent enzyme → MADSTLALGVEAVGCAAFDAGIKGAFGYPGTPSTEGFEFVEALIHQAGDGRAAQWAANEKVAYDLGMGMSYAGHRTLVTMKHVGLNVALDAYANSALTGVRGGLVLLVADDPGMHSSQNEQDSRRLAEFAWLPCLEPSTVQECYDLTFRAFELSETLQVPVMLRIVTRLAHCRAALVRRETLAPTGLGVAPKASIQDWVLIPANARRRYVDLLAKQPRLKAEAATLNHLVPGTGRRGVALAGMGRAYFGQLALEHPALAALPRLEIAAYPVDPALEQAFLAQVDEVVVFEEDYPVIEERLGLRGTAKVHGRLDGALPRTGELSPRLLKDALGLKLPDGKAAARLDLPIRAPRFCDGCGHVDAYEAMQEALAKVGAPEARVFGDIGCYTLAAQEPMAAIHAVVEMGASISMAVGAALAGETPSVAVIGDSTFGHSGLPALLTAADAGVNVTVVILDNRVVGMTGQQPSQALDQVERMVLGMGIPEAQVQVLLPVPKQHEANVAAMEAALRHPGPSVVVFRRECIQSIRRGVLKDHDRQERERCVSEACS, encoded by the coding sequence ATGGCAGATAGCACCCTGGCGCTGGGCGTGGAGGCGGTCGGTTGCGCCGCCTTCGATGCCGGCATCAAGGGCGCGTTCGGGTACCCGGGCACGCCATCCACGGAAGGCTTCGAGTTCGTCGAGGCCCTCATCCACCAGGCCGGCGATGGCCGGGCGGCCCAGTGGGCCGCCAATGAGAAGGTCGCCTACGACCTGGGCATGGGCATGAGCTACGCCGGCCACCGCACGCTGGTGACCATGAAGCATGTGGGCCTGAATGTGGCCCTGGATGCCTACGCCAACTCGGCGCTCACCGGCGTCCGCGGCGGACTCGTGCTGCTGGTGGCAGACGACCCGGGCATGCACAGCAGCCAGAACGAGCAGGACAGTCGCCGCCTGGCGGAATTTGCCTGGCTGCCCTGCCTGGAACCCAGCACCGTGCAGGAATGCTACGACCTCACCTTCCGGGCCTTTGAACTGTCCGAGACCCTCCAGGTGCCCGTGATGCTGCGCATCGTGACCCGCCTGGCCCATTGCCGGGCGGCTCTGGTCCGTCGCGAGACCCTGGCCCCCACCGGCCTGGGTGTCGCCCCGAAGGCCTCCATCCAGGACTGGGTGCTCATTCCCGCCAACGCCCGGCGGCGTTATGTGGATCTGCTGGCCAAGCAGCCGCGCCTGAAGGCCGAGGCCGCCACCCTCAACCACCTGGTCCCCGGAACCGGACGCCGGGGCGTGGCCCTGGCCGGCATGGGCCGGGCCTATTTCGGTCAATTGGCCCTGGAGCACCCGGCCCTGGCCGCCCTGCCCCGCCTGGAGATCGCCGCCTACCCCGTGGACCCGGCCCTGGAGCAGGCCTTCCTGGCCCAGGTGGATGAGGTCGTGGTCTTTGAAGAGGACTACCCGGTGATCGAGGAGCGTCTCGGCCTCCGCGGCACGGCCAAGGTCCACGGACGCCTTGACGGGGCCCTCCCCCGCACGGGCGAGCTGTCCCCGCGCCTCCTGAAGGACGCCCTCGGGCTCAAGCTGCCCGATGGGAAGGCCGCCGCCCGCCTGGACCTGCCCATCCGCGCACCGCGCTTCTGCGACGGCTGCGGCCATGTGGACGCCTACGAAGCCATGCAGGAGGCCCTCGCCAAGGTCGGCGCCCCCGAGGCCCGCGTCTTCGGCGACATCGGCTGCTACACCCTGGCGGCCCAGGAACCCATGGCCGCCATCCATGCCGTGGTCGAGATGGGCGCCAGCATCAGCATGGCCGTGGGCGCGGCCCTGGCCGGCGAAACGCCCTCCGTGGCCGTCATCGGCGACTCTACCTTCGGCCATAGCGGCCTGCCCGCCCTGCTGACCGCCGCCGACGCCGGCGTGAATGTCACGGTGGTCATCCTCGACAACCGCGTGGTGGGCATGACCGGTCAGCAGCCGAGTCAGGCCCTCGATCAGGTCGAGCGCATGGTGCTGGGCATGGGCATCCCCGAAGCCCAGGTCCAGGTGCTCCTGCCCGTGCCCAAGCAGCACGAAGCCAATGTGGCGGCCATGGAGGCCGCGCTGCGGCATCCCGGCCCCTCGGTGGTGGTGTTCCGCCGGGAGTGCATCCAGTCCATCCGCCGCGGCGTCCTGAAGGACCACGACCGTCAGGAACGCGAGCGTTGCGTCAGCGAGGCCTGCTCATGA
- a CDS encoding Rrf2 family transcriptional regulator: protein MLFTTATGYALRALAALPEDGSYCLAKDLASSLELPGPYLAKILQGLVQADILESVRGPKGGFRLVRPAHRITVGEVVVALEGPNSMDGCVMGFPTCSGDHPCPLHDAWGAVKAQVASSMTEATIRDLQLMDLRNLKESKARNPEGKA, encoded by the coding sequence ATGCTCTTCACCACGGCCACCGGCTATGCCCTTCGCGCCCTCGCGGCCCTTCCCGAGGACGGGAGCTACTGCCTGGCCAAGGACCTGGCCTCGAGCCTGGAGCTGCCCGGCCCCTACCTGGCGAAGATCCTCCAGGGCCTGGTGCAGGCGGACATCCTCGAATCCGTGCGGGGCCCCAAGGGCGGCTTCCGGCTCGTGCGGCCCGCCCATCGGATCACGGTGGGCGAAGTGGTTGTGGCCCTCGAAGGTCCGAATTCCATGGACGGATGCGTCATGGGGTTCCCCACCTGCAGCGGTGACCACCCCTGCCCGCTTCACGATGCCTGGGGTGCCGTGAAGGCCCAGGTGGCCTCCTCCATGACCGAGGCCACCATCCGGGACCTGCAACTCATGGACTTGCGGAACCTGAAGGAATCCAAGGCGAGGAACCCGGAGGGGAAGGCTTGA